A single Aminobacterium mobile DSM 12262 DNA region contains:
- a CDS encoding gamma-glutamylcyclotransferase family protein, with protein MIVYFAYGSNLDKEQMQNRCPSSCFLCKALLENYKLAFTRKSTKRGGGVADIVESVGSRVWGVVYQLDERELELLDKREGYDPNRKKNMEKNCYIRKELTVCMDGYERKQIMAYAYQVQEPSSSHIPPSRKYLNQIISAAEFWGIDPEYIEELKNKARST; from the coding sequence ATGATTGTTTACTTTGCGTATGGCTCCAATTTGGATAAAGAACAAATGCAAAATCGTTGCCCTTCTTCTTGCTTTTTATGCAAAGCTCTTTTAGAAAACTACAAACTAGCATTTACGCGGAAATCTACTAAACGGGGTGGTGGAGTTGCAGATATAGTTGAATCGGTGGGGTCAAGAGTTTGGGGCGTAGTATACCAGTTAGATGAAAGAGAATTAGAGTTACTTGATAAACGTGAAGGGTATGATCCAAATAGGAAAAAGAATATGGAAAAGAATTGTTACATCAGAAAAGAATTAACAGTTTGTATGGATGGATATGAAAGAAAACAAATAATGGCTTATGCCTATCAGGTTCAGGAACCTTCCTCTTCTCATATTCCACCAAGTAGAAAGTACTTGAATCAAATTATTTCAGCTGCTGAATTTTGGGGTATAGATCCTGAATATATTGAAGAATTAAAAAATAAGGCGAGAAGTACTTAA
- a CDS encoding ATP-dependent nuclease, translated as MRIVRLKVDHFRGIESCDFLFPDNTRIACFIGAGDSTKTTLFRAIEWALWPNWNINVADTDFYNGDLTKPIKIEVTVTEIPVFLLSEEKFGLYLRKNLIDEPGIDEPGIDEPGIDEPGNDEPAEGESPCLSIQLSIGEDLEPHWSVICNRLDPKPISTRDRQSMSFGSVGENCGRDLVWGRYSALQKYGTAQVPIKEALLTTLREAASHSELRELNVVSEQVLDVGRRYGVSFEGEVISRLIMNSGSISSSAALFDNNVPLRQRGTGSQRLLSMGLNINAFEDGTVLLVDEIETGLEPFRLRSLINEFRSTHEDNGQVLMTTHSPVVVAECSVNELLIVHSNSGRTSVFSLLDEENIDAMQRIIRTNPESFLSKRIIVCEGKTEVGFIRALDDYLSNTDNFRMAYEGVTTANGSGSDVLTTAQKLMGCGYDVCVFMDSDREDQESEKNIACKKYDIPIYSWATGNSIEEQIFCDSCNTMLKNLLSVAIEDKGIQRIKTKLQDLSFVKIEDTIEIKSTTKTQRKQLGTIAKKENWYKRIGLGQEIGNIVFSHWSELDSKTNLKQTVDALVDWIRKK; from the coding sequence ATGCGGATTGTCCGACTAAAAGTGGACCATTTCCGAGGAATTGAATCGTGTGATTTTTTATTTCCCGATAATACACGAATAGCGTGTTTTATTGGAGCTGGTGATAGTACAAAAACGACCCTATTCAGGGCAATAGAATGGGCATTGTGGCCGAATTGGAACATAAATGTTGCAGATACAGATTTCTATAATGGAGATTTGACTAAACCGATAAAGATTGAAGTTACAGTAACTGAAATTCCAGTTTTTTTATTATCGGAAGAAAAATTTGGACTCTATCTTAGAAAGAATCTAATTGATGAACCAGGAATTGATGAACCAGGAATTGATGAACCAGGAATTGATGAACCAGGAAATGATGAACCAGCGGAAGGAGAGTCTCCTTGCTTATCTATACAGTTGTCCATCGGTGAGGATTTGGAACCACATTGGAGTGTCATATGTAATCGTCTAGATCCCAAACCTATTTCAACTAGAGATAGGCAAAGTATGAGTTTTGGGTCAGTGGGTGAAAACTGTGGTCGTGACCTCGTGTGGGGAAGATATTCAGCATTACAAAAATATGGAACTGCTCAAGTTCCTATTAAGGAGGCTCTACTTACTACGCTAAGAGAGGCTGCAAGCCATTCTGAATTAAGGGAGTTAAATGTTGTTTCAGAACAGGTTTTAGATGTAGGACGTCGCTATGGAGTCAGTTTTGAAGGAGAAGTAATAAGCCGGCTAATAATGAATAGTGGATCGATATCATCTTCTGCGGCGTTGTTTGATAACAATGTTCCTTTGAGACAAAGAGGGACTGGAAGCCAACGTCTATTGTCTATGGGACTTAACATCAATGCTTTTGAAGATGGGACAGTATTATTAGTAGATGAAATAGAGACTGGGCTAGAGCCATTTAGACTTCGTAGTTTAATAAATGAGTTTCGCTCAACTCATGAGGATAATGGACAAGTACTTATGACAACACATTCTCCTGTTGTTGTTGCGGAGTGTAGTGTGAATGAGTTGCTTATTGTTCATTCTAACTCAGGAAGAACAAGTGTTTTTTCATTACTAGATGAAGAAAATATAGATGCGATGCAACGAATCATTAGGACTAATCCTGAGTCTTTTTTGAGCAAACGGATAATTGTTTGTGAGGGAAAAACCGAAGTTGGATTTATTAGAGCTTTAGATGATTATTTAAGTAACACTGATAATTTCAGAATGGCCTATGAAGGGGTCACTACAGCGAATGGGTCTGGATCCGATGTTTTAACAACAGCCCAAAAGCTTATGGGTTGTGGTTACGATGTATGTGTTTTCATGGATTCTGACAGAGAAGATCAAGAATCCGAGAAAAATATTGCCTGTAAAAAATATGATATTCCTATCTATTCTTGGGCAACAGGTAATTCTATTGAGGAACAAATTTTTTGTGACAGTTGTAATACGATGCTTAAAAATTTGCTATCTGTTGCAATTGAAGATAAAGGTATTCAACGCATAAAGACGAAACTTCAAGATCTTTCGTTTGTAAAAATCGAAGACACTATTGAAATTAAAAGCACTACTAAAACTCAAAGAAAACAACTTGGAACTATTGCTAAAAAAGAAAATTGGTATAAGAGGATTGGACTTGGACAGGAAATTGGAAATATTGTTTTTTCACATTGGTCTGAGCTTGATAGTAAAACGAATCTAAAACAGACAGTTGATGCATTAGTAGATTGGATAAGGAAAAAATGA